One segment of Bradyrhizobium sp. WD16 DNA contains the following:
- a CDS encoding GNAT family N-acetyltransferase, whose product MSTVLIEVRHAKISDATAVASTHDEAWRSAYQGIIPGAELEKLINRRGPQWWDSAIRKGSRVSVLAFGDQIAGYANYGRNRARSLQFEGEIYELYLRPEFQGLGFGRRLFTAARRDLVQSGLKSMVIWALTDNEPAVDFYRALGGRMVARSSEQFGAKTLDKVAFAWNA is encoded by the coding sequence ATGAGCACGGTCCTCATCGAAGTCAGGCATGCCAAGATCTCCGACGCTACCGCGGTGGCATCGACGCATGATGAAGCGTGGCGGTCTGCCTATCAGGGCATCATCCCGGGCGCCGAGCTGGAAAAGCTGATCAATCGTCGCGGCCCGCAGTGGTGGGATAGCGCAATTCGCAAGGGAAGCCGCGTCAGCGTGCTGGCTTTCGGCGATCAAATTGCCGGCTATGCCAATTACGGCCGCAACCGCGCCCGCAGCCTGCAGTTCGAGGGCGAGATCTACGAACTATATCTCCGCCCCGAGTTTCAAGGCCTTGGTTTCGGCCGACGGCTGTTCACCGCGGCCCGGCGCGACTTGGTGCAGAGCGGCCTCAAGAGCATGGTGATCTGGGCCCTGACGGACAACGAGCCGGCCGTGGATTTCTATCGCGCCCTGGGCGGCCGCATGGTGGCCCGCTCCTCCGAACAATTCGGCGCCAAGACTCTCGACAAGGTTGCATTCGCCTGGAACGCGTGA
- a CDS encoding NAD(P)/FAD-dependent oxidoreductase, whose protein sequence is MTLPQHVDIAIIGAGAAGIGAARTVQAAGRSTLLIEARERLGGRSWTVTLEGGIPFDVGCEWLHSADRNSLVPIAHQLGFVVDTSRPRWREQTFNVGFPADERAAFRAAIEAFYARAEIASGADEDAPASRWLEPGNRWNPLIDAISTYINGCELHAVSVHDMDAYEETDFNWRIKHGLGALIAAYGAPCPAALGTVASVIDHAGPRITIETSRGTLTAERVIVTIPTDLLAAEAVRFSPSLPDKVAAAAGLPLGLADKVMLAVTSHLDDLPPDGHLYGATDRAGVGSFHLRPLGLPCISGFFGGSHARQLADAGEGALAAQAIDEVVALLGSDWRRRLRPLTASRWSHDPFARGSYSHALPSHAGDRAILAAPVNDRLFFAGEATSPNFFTTAHGARDSGERAAREALASFSRR, encoded by the coding sequence GTGACGTTGCCGCAACATGTCGACATCGCGATCATCGGTGCCGGCGCGGCCGGCATCGGCGCGGCGCGCACGGTGCAGGCGGCAGGCCGTTCAACTCTGCTGATCGAGGCGCGCGAGCGTCTCGGCGGCCGGAGCTGGACGGTGACACTCGAGGGCGGCATTCCGTTCGACGTCGGTTGCGAGTGGCTGCATTCGGCCGACCGCAACTCCCTGGTCCCGATCGCCCACCAGCTCGGCTTCGTCGTCGATACCAGCCGGCCGCGCTGGCGCGAGCAGACCTTCAATGTCGGCTTTCCGGCCGACGAGCGCGCCGCCTTCAGGGCGGCCATCGAAGCCTTCTACGCCCGGGCCGAGATCGCCTCCGGCGCGGACGAGGACGCGCCGGCAAGCCGCTGGCTCGAGCCCGGCAACCGCTGGAATCCGCTGATCGACGCGATTTCCACCTACATCAACGGCTGCGAGCTCCATGCCGTGTCGGTCCACGACATGGACGCGTATGAGGAAACCGACTTCAACTGGCGGATAAAACACGGTCTCGGCGCGCTGATCGCCGCCTATGGAGCACCTTGTCCAGCGGCTCTCGGCACCGTGGCGTCCGTCATCGACCACGCCGGGCCACGAATCACGATCGAGACCTCGCGCGGCACGCTGACCGCCGAGCGCGTGATCGTCACCATTCCCACCGATCTCCTCGCCGCCGAGGCCGTTCGGTTTTCGCCGTCGCTGCCGGACAAAGTCGCGGCCGCGGCCGGCCTGCCCCTCGGCCTCGCCGACAAGGTGATGCTGGCGGTGACGAGCCATCTCGATGACCTGCCGCCGGACGGCCACCTCTACGGCGCCACCGACCGGGCCGGCGTCGGCAGTTTTCACCTGCGGCCGCTCGGGCTGCCGTGCATCTCCGGCTTCTTCGGCGGCAGCCATGCGCGGCAACTCGCAGACGCCGGCGAGGGCGCGCTGGCAGCCCAGGCGATCGACGAGGTCGTCGCCCTGCTCGGTTCGGACTGGCGCAGGCGGCTCAGGCCGCTCACGGCCTCGCGCTGGTCGCACGATCCTTTCGCCCGCGGCTCCTACTCCCACGCGCTGCCTAGCCATGCCGGCGACCGCGCCATCCTCGCCGCGCCGGTGAATGACCGGCTGTTCTTCGCCGGCGAAGCGACCTCGCCCAACTTCTTCACCACCGCCCATGGCGCCCGCGATTCCGGTGAGCGTGCCGCGCGCGAGGCACTGGCGAGTTTCAGCCGTCGCTGA
- the typA gene encoding translational GTPase TypA yields the protein MSLRNVAIIAHVDHGKTTLVDKLLQQSGTFRENQKVTERAMDSNDLERERGITILAKAASVQWKDIRINIVDTPGHADFGGEVERILNMVDGALVLVDAAEGPLPQTKFVVSKALKVGLKPIVVINKVDRPDARPSEVINEVFDLFAALDATEEQLDFPILYGSAKQGWMAESYEGPKDLGMQPLFDLIVRHVPPPTVEEGPFRMIGTILEANPYLGRIITGRISSGTLKPNQTVKVLSGDGKVVEQGRVSKILAFRGLERVPLDEAEAGDIVAIAGLTKGTVADTFCDPLVEQPLKAQPIDPPTVSMSFIVNNSPLAGTEGDKVTSRMIRDRLLREAEGNVALRVVESAEKDAMEVSGRGELQLAILIETMRREGFELSVSRPRVVLKKDEATGQWQEPIEEVVIDVDEEHSGVVVQKMSERKAEMIEMRPSGGNRLRLVFYAPTRGLIGYQGELLTDTRGTAIMNRLFHGYASYKGEIAGRRNGVLISNDQGEAVAYAMFKLEDRGPMMIEPGWKVYRGMIVGEHTRDNDLEINVLKGKQLTNIRTTSKDEAVRLTPPIRMTLEKALAYIEDDELVEVTPKSIRLRKKLLDPTERKRAEKSKEVLVG from the coding sequence ATGAGTTTGCGCAACGTCGCTATCATTGCCCACGTCGACCACGGCAAGACCACCCTCGTCGACAAGCTGCTGCAGCAGTCCGGCACCTTCCGCGAGAACCAGAAGGTCACCGAACGCGCCATGGACTCCAACGACCTGGAGCGTGAGCGCGGCATCACCATTCTCGCCAAGGCGGCGTCGGTGCAGTGGAAGGACATCCGCATCAATATCGTCGACACCCCCGGCCACGCCGATTTCGGCGGCGAGGTGGAACGCATCCTCAACATGGTGGACGGCGCCCTGGTGCTGGTCGACGCCGCCGAAGGCCCGCTGCCTCAGACCAAATTCGTGGTGTCCAAGGCGCTGAAGGTCGGGTTGAAGCCGATCGTCGTCATCAACAAGGTCGACCGGCCCGACGCCAGGCCGAGCGAAGTCATCAACGAGGTGTTCGACCTGTTCGCGGCGCTCGACGCCACCGAGGAGCAGCTCGACTTCCCGATCCTCTACGGTTCGGCCAAGCAGGGCTGGATGGCCGAAAGCTACGAGGGTCCGAAGGACCTCGGCATGCAGCCGCTGTTCGACCTGATCGTGCGCCACGTACCGCCGCCGACCGTGGAGGAGGGCCCGTTCCGGATGATCGGCACCATCCTCGAGGCCAACCCGTATCTCGGCCGCATCATCACCGGCCGCATCAGCTCGGGTACGCTCAAGCCCAACCAGACAGTCAAGGTGCTCAGCGGCGACGGCAAGGTCGTGGAGCAGGGGCGCGTCTCCAAGATTCTCGCCTTCCGCGGCCTGGAACGGGTGCCGCTCGACGAAGCCGAGGCCGGTGACATCGTCGCCATCGCCGGGCTGACCAAGGGCACCGTCGCCGACACCTTCTGCGATCCGCTCGTCGAGCAGCCGCTCAAGGCCCAGCCGATCGATCCGCCGACAGTCTCCATGTCCTTCATCGTCAACAACTCGCCGCTGGCGGGCACCGAAGGCGACAAGGTGACGAGCCGCATGATCCGCGACCGCCTGCTGCGTGAGGCCGAGGGCAATGTGGCGCTGCGGGTGGTCGAATCCGCCGAGAAGGACGCCATGGAGGTGTCCGGTCGCGGCGAATTGCAGCTCGCGATCCTGATCGAAACCATGCGCCGCGAGGGCTTCGAGCTGTCGGTGTCGCGGCCGCGCGTGGTGCTGAAGAAGGACGAGGCCACCGGCCAGTGGCAGGAGCCCATCGAAGAGGTCGTCATCGACGTCGACGAGGAGCATTCCGGCGTCGTCGTGCAGAAGATGAGCGAGCGCAAGGCCGAGATGATCGAGATGCGCCCGTCCGGCGGCAACCGGCTGCGCCTCGTGTTCTATGCTCCGACCCGCGGCCTGATCGGCTATCAGGGCGAACTGCTCACCGATACCCGCGGCACCGCCATCATGAACCGGCTGTTCCACGGCTACGCTTCCTACAAGGGCGAGATCGCCGGCCGCCGCAACGGCGTGCTGATCTCCAACGACCAGGGCGAGGCGGTGGCCTATGCCATGTTCAAGCTCGAGGACCGCGGCCCGATGATGATCGAGCCGGGCTGGAAGGTCTATCGCGGCATGATCGTCGGCGAGCACACCCGCGACAACGACCTCGAGATCAACGTGCTCAAGGGCAAGCAGCTCACCAACATTCGCACCACCTCCAAGGACGAGGCGGTGCGGCTGACGCCGCCGATCAGGATGACGCTGGAAAAGGCGCTGGCCTATATTGAGGACGACGAACTCGTCGAGGTGACGCCGAAGTCGATCCGGCTGCGCAAGAAGCTGCTCGATCCCACCGAGCGCAAGCGCGCCGAGAAGTCGAAGGAAGTCCTGGTCGGCTGA